A single genomic interval of Arachis duranensis cultivar V14167 chromosome 7, aradu.V14167.gnm2.J7QH, whole genome shotgun sequence harbors:
- the LOC107459416 gene encoding uncharacterized protein LOC107459416 gives MARNFDDMFNEALYGKRRRKDNTVIDNWIDECLLQDSEEEDIDRSSIPITRRWINRDREAGLDRLFQDYFADEPRIDATGRRGLSPLQKCTAAIRMLAYGVGADAVDDYVRIGKSTIIECLEKFVEGVISVFEDEYLRKPKPNYVQRLLQMAEGRGFPGMLGSIDCMHWQRKNCPKAWKGMYMSGYRGVATIVLEVVASSDLWICHAFFGVSGSNNDINVLDCSPVFDDILNNRALEVNYTINGNNYTMGYYLADGIYPE, from the exons ATGGCTAGAAATTTTGATGATATGTTTAATGAGGCTTTGTATGGCAAAAGAAGACGGAAAGATAACACAGTCATAGATAATTGGATCGATGAGTGTTTACTCCAagattcagaagaagaagatatcgaTAGAAGCTCTATCCCAATTACTCGTAGATGGATCAACAGAGATCGAGAAGCAGGACTTGATCGGCTTTTTCAAGATTACTTTGCAGATGAACCG AGGATTGatgcaactggaagaagaggcttGTCGCCACTCCAGAAATGTACCGCTGCAATACGGATGTTAGCATATGGCGTAGGAGCTGATGCTGTTGATGATTATGTGCGCATAGGCAAGAGCACTATAATTGAATGCTTggaaaaatttgttgaaggtgTCATTTCGGTGTTCGAGGATGAATACTTGCgaaaacccaaaccaaattaCGTACAACGCCTGCTACAAATGGCGGAGGGTCGTGGCTTCCCTGGCATGTTGGGTAGCATTGACTGCATGCATTGGCAACGGAAAAATTGTCCAAAGGCGTGGAAAGGTATGTACATGAGTGGTTATCGTGGGGTTGCAACCATAGTACTTGAGGTTGTAGCATCTTCAGACCTTTGGATATGTCATGCATTCTTTGGAGTTTCTGGTTCAAATAACGATATCAACGTGTTAGATTGTTCTCCAGTGTTCGATGATATTCTAAACAATCGTGCTCTGGAGGTAAATTATACTATTAATGGTAATAATTATACTATGGGATACTATTTAGCAGATGGTATTTATCCTGAATAG
- the LOC107459948 gene encoding glutathione S-transferase 3, whose product MADEVVLLDTWVSMFGMRVRVALAEKGVNYDYKEQDLKNKSPLLLEMNPIHKKIPVLIHNGRPICESSIIVQYIDEVWNDQSPFMPSDPYDRAQARFWVDFSDKKIYETWKKMWLSEGEEHEAGKKELISIFKQLEDALGDKIFYGGDSFGFLDIGLIPFSCWFYTFETYGNFKMEAECPKLMAWVKRCFQRKAVSNTLPDDKKVYDFVLAMEKILKNK is encoded by the exons ATGGCAGACGAGGTTGTTCTGTTAGATACATGGGTCAGCATGTTTGGTATGAGGGTCAGAGTTGCTTTGGCTGAAAAGGGAGTCAACTATGACTACAAGGAACAGGATCTCAAGAACAAGAGCCCTTTGCTTCTTGAGATGAATCCAATTCACAAGAAGATCCCAGTTCTCATCCATAATGGTAGACCAATATGTGAATCTTCAATTATAGTTCAGTACATTGATGAAGTTTGGAATGATCAATCTCCTTTCATGCCTTCTGATCCTTATGATAGAGCTCAAGCCAGATTCTGGGTTGATTTTAGCGACAAAAAG ATATATGAAACTTGGAAGAAAATGTGGCTTTCAGAAGGGGAAGAACATGAGGCAGGGAAAAAGGAGTTAATCTCTATTTTCAAGCAACTTGAGGATGCATTGggagacaaaatattttatgGGGGTGACTCATTTGGGTTCCTTGACATTGGTCTAATCCCATTTTCTTGTTGGTTTTATACCTTTGAGACTTATGGAAACTTCAAAATGGAAGCAGAGTGTCCTAAACTAATGGCATGGGTCAAAAGATGCTTTCAGAGAAAGGCTGTATCCAACACGCTCCCTGATGACAAGAAGGTCTATGATTTCGTATTGGCCATGGagaaaatacttaaaaataaataa
- the LOC107459887 gene encoding glutathione S-transferase 3 codes for MADEVVLLDTWASMFGMRVRLALAEKGVNYDYKEQDIENKSPLLLQMNPIHKKIPVLIHNGRIICESAIIVQYIDEVWNDKSPFMPSDPYERAEARFWVDFIDKKTYVTWRKMWLSEGEEHEASKKELISIFKQLEDVLGDKTFYGGDTFGFLDIALITFSRWFYTYETYGNFKMEVECPKLMAWVKRCFQRETVSKTLPDDKKVYDYVFAWEKRLKSNK; via the exons ATGGCAGACGAGGTTGTTCTGTTGGATACATGGGCCAGCATGTTTGGTATGAGGGTTAGACTTGCTTTGGCTGAAAAGGGTGTCAATTATGACTATAAGGAACAAGATATCGAAAACAAGAGCCCTTTGCTTCTTCAGATGAACCCAATTCACAAGAAGATCCCAGTTCTGATCCACAATGGTAGAATAATTTGTGAATCTGCAATTATAGTGCAGTACATTGATGAGGTTTGGAATGACAAATCTCCTTTCATGCCTTCTGATCCTTATGAGAGAGCTGAAGCTAGATTCTGGGTTGATTTCATTGACAAAAAG ACATATgtaacatggaggaaaatgtgGCTTTCCGAAGGAGAAGAGCATGAGGCAAGCAAGAAAGAGttgatttctattttcaagCAACTTGAAGATGTATTGGGAGACAAAACATTTTATGGAGGTGACACATTTGGGTTTCTTGACATTGCTCTAATCACATTTTCTCGTTGGTTTTATACCTACGAGACTTATGGAAACTTTAAAATGGAAGTAGAGTGCCCTAAGCTAATGGCATGGGTCAAAAGGTGCTTTCAGAGAGAGACTGTGTCCAAGACACTCCCGGATGACAAGAAGGTGTATGATTACGTGTTTGCTTGGGAGAAAAGACttaaaagtaataaataa